In [Leptolyngbya] sp. PCC 7376, a genomic segment contains:
- the hemB gene encoding porphobilinogen synthase, whose amino-acid sequence MRPRRLRQTDSLRRMVREANLTANDMIYPVFVMEGENTKQEITSMPGSFRYTLDLLLEELKEVSELGIPAIALFPLVAEDLKDNAGTESYNPNGLVPRAVKAIKAAFPDLTVITDIALDPYSNQGHDGIVENGEILNDETVAILVKQALSHAEAGADIVAPSDMMDGRIGAIRQGLDAAGWTNVGILAYSAKYASAYYGPFRDALDSAPKFGDKKTYQMDPANSGEAIKEVELDIMEGADIVMVKPALSYMDIIYRVKEISSLPVAVYNVSGEYAMVKAAALNGWIDEKKVVLETLTSFKRAGADLILTYHAKDAVRWLAE is encoded by the coding sequence ATGCGTCCCCGCCGTTTGCGCCAAACTGATTCTCTCCGCCGGATGGTACGAGAGGCAAATTTAACGGCGAATGACATGATTTACCCCGTTTTTGTAATGGAAGGGGAAAACACCAAGCAGGAAATTACCTCCATGCCCGGCAGCTTTCGCTATACCTTGGATCTGCTGTTGGAAGAACTCAAAGAGGTGTCTGAGCTGGGCATCCCGGCGATCGCCCTGTTCCCCTTGGTAGCGGAAGATCTAAAGGACAACGCTGGTACCGAAAGCTACAACCCCAATGGATTGGTTCCGCGCGCGGTTAAAGCAATAAAGGCTGCCTTTCCCGATTTGACGGTCATCACTGATATTGCATTGGATCCCTACAGCAACCAAGGTCATGATGGCATCGTTGAAAACGGCGAAATCCTGAATGATGAAACCGTTGCCATATTGGTGAAGCAAGCCCTCTCCCATGCCGAAGCTGGTGCTGATATCGTTGCTCCTTCCGACATGATGGATGGTCGTATCGGCGCTATCCGCCAGGGATTGGACGCCGCAGGCTGGACTAATGTTGGTATCTTGGCTTATTCCGCTAAGTACGCCTCCGCATACTATGGCCCTTTCCGGGATGCGTTGGACTCTGCTCCTAAGTTTGGTGACAAAAAGACTTATCAAATGGACCCTGCCAACTCCGGCGAAGCCATTAAAGAAGTTGAGCTGGACATCATGGAAGGTGCAGATATCGTCATGGTGAAACCCGCCCTCTCCTATATGGACATCATTTATCGTGTTAAGGAAATTAGTAGTCTTCCCGTCGCGGTATACAACGTTTCCGGTGAGTATGCCATGGTGAAAGCTGCAGCGCTTAACGGTTGGATTGACGAGAAGAAGGTGGTTCTCGAAACGCTCACAAGCTTTAAGCGGGCTGGTGCAGATTTGATTTTGACCTATCACGCGAAGGATGCTGTTCGTTGGCTCGCTGAATAA
- a CDS encoding tetratricopeptide repeat protein, producing the protein MGASNIGEAIYNYQHALNLFSEQPDLQSLLETLYSRDRLCYELKDSPPISVGYQDQLSHLDHDLKQQANLICETIDLKPIRDSLNPPVDSWWWFPENFLKPHEQDQYDWVWRSSTLVGWTVNLALLTDITSKFVSGGLGFGGAGAIIFPSLLTLVKARGDLTDVGQDSLRGLFTKLGIKSQWREEATTISTWALLLVIFGFWTSLPQISKLYNYLGYRAEESGDISTAEQNFKRAIALDEDNTDAHYNLGNLYEDLRKTDAAKAQYEIAVKADPKSADSSVAFAQNNLARLLILDEDYSNAVVLLRQGLDNLDQTAENEEQQQSLQYSLSKNLGWARYKQGLNNQADNYLQIASSLKPDKAPAYCLQAQNYQVEEREEEAIAAWEKCRDLADPTQPDQDRWLVMAHKALDGSASNTTEESQTQ; encoded by the coding sequence ATGGGTGCATCCAATATTGGCGAAGCAATCTACAACTACCAACACGCCCTAAACCTATTCTCAGAGCAACCAGATCTACAGAGCCTTCTAGAAACTCTCTACTCTCGCGATCGCCTTTGTTATGAGCTAAAAGATTCGCCACCCATTTCTGTCGGCTACCAAGACCAACTCTCTCACCTCGACCATGATCTCAAACAACAGGCCAACCTTATCTGTGAAACCATTGATTTAAAACCAATCCGCGACAGCCTAAATCCACCAGTAGACTCATGGTGGTGGTTCCCAGAAAATTTCCTCAAGCCACACGAACAAGATCAATATGACTGGGTGTGGCGCAGCAGCACGCTGGTAGGGTGGACGGTCAACCTGGCGCTGCTGACCGATATCACCAGTAAATTTGTGAGTGGTGGCTTGGGATTTGGTGGGGCTGGCGCAATTATTTTTCCGAGTTTGCTGACGTTAGTCAAAGCACGTGGTGACCTGACCGATGTGGGACAAGATAGCCTGCGGGGTCTGTTTACGAAGTTAGGGATTAAATCCCAGTGGCGCGAGGAAGCAACGACGATTTCCACTTGGGCTTTATTACTGGTCATTTTCGGATTTTGGACAAGTCTCCCCCAAATTTCGAAACTCTACAATTACCTTGGTTACCGTGCTGAGGAATCCGGTGATATTTCCACTGCTGAGCAGAACTTTAAACGGGCGATCGCCCTTGATGAGGACAACACAGATGCCCATTACAATTTGGGAAATCTGTACGAAGATCTCCGCAAAACTGATGCCGCAAAAGCTCAATACGAAATTGCAGTTAAAGCAGATCCGAAGAGTGCCGATAGCAGTGTTGCCTTTGCCCAAAATAATCTGGCGAGATTGCTGATCCTCGATGAAGACTATTCCAATGCCGTGGTCTTACTCAGACAAGGTTTAGATAATCTTGATCAAACTGCTGAAAACGAAGAGCAGCAGCAAAGTCTGCAATATAGCCTTTCAAAGAATCTCGGTTGGGCAAGATACAAGCAAGGACTCAACAACCAAGCCGATAATTATCTCCAAATTGCCTCCTCACTCAAGCCAGATAAAGCTCCCGCTTATTGTCTACAAGCGCAAAATTATCAAGTTGAGGAGCGAGAAGAAGAGGCGATCGCTGCGTGGGAGAAATGTCGCGATTTAGCGGATCCAACCCAACCCGATCAAGATCGGTGGCTCGTTATGGCACACAAGGCTTTAGACGGATCAGCGAGCAATACAACAGAAGAATCACAAACTCAATAG
- a CDS encoding DUF4278 domain-containing protein — MTLSYRGIRFNQGSTVVESTEGQTIGKYRGSELHAQEPKQKITVVQHTNLKYRGASY; from the coding sequence ATGACACTCTCTTACAGAGGCATTCGTTTCAACCAAGGTTCTACTGTTGTGGAATCCACTGAAGGTCAGACTATCGGTAAATACCGTGGTTCTGAACTCCATGCCCAAGAGCCAAAGCAAAAAATCACTGTTGTTCAGCACACCAACCTTAAATATCGTGGTGCTAGCTACTAG
- a CDS encoding DUF86 domain-containing protein has protein sequence MPSRDWQLRVQDILQAAQDIEDFTADMTFEEFENNKMVVQSVFYNFVIIGEASNNIPDEIKMRDASIPWRIMGDMRNVMAHEYFQVSLRVVWQTVHRSLPPVITKLQDLIA, from the coding sequence ATGCCTTCTAGAGATTGGCAACTTAGAGTTCAGGATATTCTGCAAGCTGCCCAAGACATCGAAGACTTTACAGCAGACATGACTTTTGAGGAGTTTGAGAACAACAAAATGGTTGTGCAATCAGTGTTCTACAATTTCGTGATTATTGGGGAAGCATCGAATAACATTCCCGATGAAATTAAGATGCGGGACGCGAGTATTCCTTGGCGAATAATGGGTGATATGCGTAACGTGATGGCTCACGAATATTTTCAGGTGAGTCTCCGCGTCGTCTGGCAAACAGTTCATCGGAGTCTGCCACCTGTAATCACAAAGCTACAAGACTTAATCGCTTAG
- a CDS encoding nucleotidyltransferase family protein: MASEQVLQTLAIHRPELEKMGVKSLRLFGSVARDEATDDSDIDFLVEFFEEPSLFEIFEVRYFLEDLFQRKIDIGLEEALREHLREPVLRDTIHAF; the protein is encoded by the coding sequence ATCGCCTCGGAACAAGTACTGCAAACTTTAGCTATACATCGTCCTGAATTAGAAAAAATGGGCGTTAAATCCTTGCGGTTATTTGGCTCTGTTGCTAGGGATGAAGCCACTGATGATAGTGATATTGATTTTTTAGTGGAATTTTTTGAGGAGCCTTCTCTATTCGAGATCTTCGAGGTGCGTTATTTTCTCGAAGATTTATTCCAACGCAAGATTGATATAGGTCTAGAGGAAGCCCTAAGAGAGCATTTACGGGAGCCAGTTTTAAGGGATACGATCCATGCCTTCTAG
- a CDS encoding Uma2 family endonuclease — MTVATNPIPKMTVEEYLIWEEQQDNRYEYIDGEIIAMTGGSIPHNDLAVNLLIALKDHLKPKSCRVNISDVKVQAKANSRYFYPDVVVSCHPEDQQAKKLIQYPTVIIEVLSPSTGKYDTTDKLKYYRQIPSLQEYLLIASDKILVELYQRQPDTEKFWLYSSYGEGETFMVPSIEFECSVDTLYENVTIEPET, encoded by the coding sequence ATGACTGTCGCCACCAATCCCATCCCAAAAATGACTGTTGAAGAATACCTCATTTGGGAAGAACAGCAGGACAATCGCTACGAATACATCGATGGCGAAATCATTGCCATGACAGGCGGCTCCATTCCCCATAACGATCTGGCGGTCAACCTCTTAATCGCTCTCAAAGACCACCTCAAACCGAAAAGTTGTCGTGTCAATATTTCAGATGTAAAAGTCCAGGCAAAAGCCAATAGCCGTTATTTTTATCCCGATGTTGTTGTCAGTTGCCACCCCGAAGACCAACAAGCCAAAAAACTGATTCAATATCCTACCGTTATCATCGAAGTCCTATCCCCTAGCACTGGCAAATACGACACCACGGATAAACTCAAATACTATCGACAGATTCCGAGCCTACAAGAATATCTTTTAATCGCCTCTGACAAAATCCTGGTCGAGCTATACCAACGCCAACCTGATACCGAAAAATTTTGGTTGTATAGCTCCTATGGTGAAGGCGAAACCTTTATGGTTCCCAGCATTGAATTTGAATGCTCCGTCGATACCCTCTACGAAAATGTCACTATTGAACCAGAGACCTAA
- a CDS encoding transposase family protein has translation MPTYEQLQHLSPEQFRRACGVKLQTFNRLVEVLAEAKAKQKPGRPSVLSLENQLLLTLEYPREYRTYFPIAQSWSIHESTVCRMVQKTENTLIKETDCH, from the coding sequence ATGCCGACTTACGAACAGCTCCAACATTTATCTCCAGAACAATTCAGGAGAGCCTGTGGAGTTAAACTTCAGACTTTCAATCGTCTGGTAGAAGTCCTAGCAGAAGCTAAAGCAAAGCAAAAACCCGGTCGTCCCAGTGTTTTATCCCTGGAAAATCAGTTACTCCTCACCTTGGAATATCCGAGGGAATATCGCACTTATTTTCCTATCGCTCAATCATGGAGCATTCATGAATCAACAGTTTGTCGCATGGTGCAAAAAACAGAGAATACACTCATCAAAGAAACCGATTGCCACTGA
- a CDS encoding transposase family protein produces the protein MKQLHGSEELSLTVVVWMPQNRRLKSPKKQHLYYSGKKKHHSLKAQIVIAWQWAQIICCDCEKGSTHDFKLLKKSRVHFQQGQFCLADAGYQGLHKRHQRSLTPHKKPRGGELTASRNRRISS, from the coding sequence ATGAAACAGCTCCATGGTTCAGAAGAGTTATCTCTAACAGTAGTGGTATGGATGCCACAGAACAGGCGATTGAAAAGCCCAAAAAAACAACATCTTTACTACTCAGGGAAAAAGAAGCATCATTCCCTTAAAGCTCAAATAGTTATTGCTTGGCAGTGGGCACAGATTATCTGTTGTGACTGTGAGAAAGGTAGCACCCATGACTTCAAACTACTCAAAAAGAGTAGAGTGCATTTTCAGCAGGGACAATTCTGCCTTGCCGACGCCGGATATCAAGGTCTACACAAGCGGCATCAGCGGAGTCTCACTCCTCACAAGAAGCCTAGAGGAGGAGAGTTGACTGCGAGCAGAAACAGGAGAATCAGCTCTTAG
- a CDS encoding N-acetyltransferase: MTFTTTLVDYNDPNHAADLVFLLDHYASGESGGGKGLTEDVKTHLVSRLAKIPHAFSILCYADEKPAGLANAFHVFSTFKAKPLINIHDLIVHADFRRQGVSQLLLSEIEKIARSKNACKITLEVLDKNYPALNAYERFGFASYGLNPIYGKAIFLEKLLEY, from the coding sequence ATGACTTTCACCACCACTCTCGTCGATTACAATGACCCGAACCATGCAGCAGATCTCGTCTTTCTCTTAGATCACTATGCGTCGGGCGAATCTGGTGGCGGCAAAGGTTTAACCGAAGATGTCAAAACTCATTTAGTATCCCGTTTAGCCAAAATTCCCCATGCTTTTTCAATCCTGTGTTATGCCGACGAAAAACCAGCAGGACTAGCGAATGCCTTTCATGTTTTTTCGACCTTTAAAGCCAAACCCTTAATTAATATCCATGACTTGATTGTCCATGCAGACTTTCGGCGGCAGGGGGTAAGTCAGTTACTCCTCAGCGAAATCGAAAAAATTGCCCGCTCGAAAAATGCCTGCAAAATCACTTTAGAAGTCCTCGACAAAAACTATCCAGCTCTCAATGCTTACGAAAGGTTTGGCTTTGCAAGCTATGGCTTGAACCCAATTTACGGTAAAGCGATCTTCCTCGAAAAACTATTGGAATACTAG